The DNA segment TCTGCTTCGCTTTCTAGCCGATTCTTGTCCCGGCAAAAAACTTTTCCCAGGAAAAAACAAAAAGCATCCGAGGTGGACACTTGGGTTTTGCATCGAGGCAGGGTGCCCAAAAAATAGGCAGGTCGGCCAATGCCTGTCGGTTGTGCATGGGCATTCTGTGGCTGCACAGTTTGCGTGCGTTTTCCCTAAGTCCTTATGCTTGCATGACTTCCGGGTTCTCTTTTGCCAGCAAAGAAAGATTGGGGTGTTCTCTCAGCGAGGTCCGACCGGCCGCCGCTGAGCTCCGTTCTTCATTTCAGTCTCACGGCCTGCCGAGCCATCCGCAAAAGGAATTCGATGAATACCCCTCAGCCGTCCACTCCATTCAGCATGCTTTCCGCTTCCGATTATTCTTCGCAAAATAAATCTCCCGAAGCGTCCCAGGCTCCGGTTGCCGAGGCCGAGAGTCGTGCCGAAGGTGGGGCAGTTGAGCGACTGCAGTTGCCTCCTATCACTCCAGGTTTGCACCCCCAGCAGCGGGCCGACGAAGTTCTTCGTCTGGCTCAGGAAGCGTTTGCTCAAACCGGTAAGTGGGTTCTCTTCTATCGTGAGATGATGGGAGTGGATGGAGTCGTGCGGCAGTTGTTCCCAGAGGCAGAGGATTTACGAGCCTTTGAAACCACCCCCCAGTTTGCCCAGTTGCTGGAAATAATGACCGCTGTGAGGGCGCATGATTCAGGGAAGGTCGACGAGCTTGAGCCTCAGAAAATGATCACCGTCCGCTTGCCGAAGAGCCAGCATGAGGCGATGAAGGTCGAGGCGAAGGAGCACGGGACCAGCATCAACAAGCTTTGTATCAGCAAGCTCCTGTTGCCGATCCGAGCCGAATTTGTGCCGGCGGAAAAAGGGAAGGTTCGTGGTCGCAAGCCAGGTCCTCAGGGGCCGCTTAATCGGGTCGCTGAAAACCTTCCAACCGATGTCTAGGGATATCGCTCAATGTGGACGAAAGCTCCATTAGCCAAGAAGACGCCGACGCGAGTTTAGAGGGTATTTTTAAAAGCCCCGCGTCGGGTGATGGGGACGCTCCACCTTCTTAGCGGAACGGCGCGAGCCGTCCGGCAGTATCTCCTGCAACCCCACGTATTGGCCGGATCGTCTCTCGCCAATTCGCCAAGAGCTCCACCTTTCTTAGCGGAACGGCGCGAGCCGTCCGGCAGTATCTCCTGGAACCCCACGGATTGGCAGGATCGTCTCGCGCCAATTCGCCAAGAGCTCCACCTTTCTTAGCGGAACGGCGCGAGCCGTCCGGCAGTGGCTCCTGAGACCCCACGTATTAGCAGGACGGCTCGCGCCGTTCCGCTAAAAACTACCGTACCCTTGGGGCTTCCGAACCCTATTGGGCCGATTTGGTGATCGCCGCTTTCCTTGCTGCTTCGAATTCGTCTCCGGCGTTCCAGCTAGGCATGGTGTCTGCTTCGGCGACCTGTAGCCCGACTTTGTAGAGCAACTGAATGTCCTCGACCGCGCCGGCGAGGTCCCAGGCTTCGCTATATTCGTCGCTCGGCTGGTGGTAGTCCTTTTTTACCCAGCTGTCGAGTTGTTCTTGGCCCCAGCCGGCGGGTTTGCCGACGACGTTTGTGCCGGTGTGCAGATAGACTCCGGGGACGCCGATCTTGGCCAGCGAAAACTGGTCGCTGCGGTAGTAGTAGCCTCGGTCAGGGAAATGGTCCGGCGTGACGACTCTGCCCTGCCCTTTCGCGACGTCAATCAAGACTTGGTCCAGGGTCGATTTGCCCATCCCGATCATATTGACGTCGTGAGTCCGTCCGATCCAGTTGGCTCCGTCGATATTGATAACCGCCGCCATCTTGCCCGCTGGGATCGTGGGATTCGCCGCGAAGTACTTGCTGCCAAGGAGGCCTTGTTCCTCGGCGCCGACCGCCGCGAACAAGATGGATCGTTTTGGAGCTTTGGGAAGCGACGCGAAGGCTCGTGCCACCATCAGCAAGCCCGCTGTCCCCGACGCATTGTCGATCGCACCGTTGTAGATGTTGTCACCATCCTCGCTACGACGAGCTGCGATGCCGATATGGTCATGGTGAGCCATGAAGATGACATGCTCGGAGCGTAACTCTGGGTCGCTCCCTTCCAGGCGAGCCAGCACATTGGCCGTTTCTTGTTTGCGGACGTCGCAGGTTAGGTCCATCGAGAGTTCTGTCGGCAGCGGGACGGGCCGGAACGATCGCTTTTCGGCTTGAGCCCGCAGTTCATCGAGGTCCATGCCAACCGAATCGATCAGTTTCCGAGCCGCCTGCTCGGTTACCCAGCCGCGGACGTCGACGCGTGGTTGCCCTTCGTCCTGGAGTTCAAATTCTTCGCCCGACCAAGAGGTCTGGACCACCTGGAATGGATAGCCCGCCGACGCTTCGGTATGAATGATCAGGGCTCCTGCGGCCCCCATTTTTGCAGCCATCGCGTACTTGTAGTCCCAGCGGCCGTAATAGAGTCGGCGTTTTCCCTCAAACAGCTCAGGGTCGTCGGCAGGGTCATTGTTCATCATCACCAGGATCTTCCCGCGGACATCGACGTCTTTGAAGTCGTCCCAGTCGTATTCGGGGGCTTGGATTCCATACCCAACGAAGATCAGCGGAGCATTTTTCACCGAGACCTGTTGTTGGGGGCGGCCCGAAGTGGCGATGTATTCGTCGTAGTACTTCAGCGTGACTGTTTTGTCTCCTCGGAAATCGATCGTAGGAGGGCACTCGGTTTGTACGCCAACCAGCGGGAACGGCTGTAGCCAGCTTCCCGATGGGCCAGCAGGTTGTAGGCCCAATCCCTGGAACTGAGTCGAAAGATAGGCTTGTGTTAACGCATCGCCGCGGGATCCCGGGCCTCGACCTTCCAGCAGGTCATCCGAAAGAAAGCGAATGTGGCCGCGGAGTGCCGCGTCATTGATGTTTTTCGTCGAGGCATCCAGGGCGGCGGCTGATTCATCTTGGCCCACGAGGACGGGAGCAAAGGAGAGCCAACCAATCGCCAAAACAAGGAAGTGAGGTAGATAGCGCACGAGCAGAAAATTCCTGTGTTGAAGACCCGAAATTCAAGAATCAGCAAGTATACGTTGTTCCCGCACTCAAAGAGGCGTTGAGGAACGCTCTTTGTAGCGAAACAAGGCAGGTCAGGCCGTTTGCGTCATTCCGCCGGAAGCCGATTTTCCTGCCCCCATATTCTTGCCGAGTTTTACGGTGGGGCGATTTGTGGGGACACCAACGAGTTGCGGGCGGCAAGAGCCGCCCGCGTTGTTGTTCAGAATTTGGTTCCTCGGAACCGAAAGGCTAGACCGGCTCTTTGCCGTCGACGACCGATAGTTCGGCTCCGTCCAGGAAGCTGACCAGCGACTTCGCTCGGTACGGCT comes from the Roseimaritima multifibrata genome and includes:
- a CDS encoding toxin-antitoxin system HicB family antitoxin produces the protein MNTPQPSTPFSMLSASDYSSQNKSPEASQAPVAEAESRAEGGAVERLQLPPITPGLHPQQRADEVLRLAQEAFAQTGKWVLFYREMMGVDGVVRQLFPEAEDLRAFETTPQFAQLLEIMTAVRAHDSGKVDELEPQKMITVRLPKSQHEAMKVEAKEHGTSINKLCISKLLLPIRAEFVPAEKGKVRGRKPGPQGPLNRVAENLPTDV
- a CDS encoding M28 family peptidase, whose product is MRYLPHFLVLAIGWLSFAPVLVGQDESAAALDASTKNINDAALRGHIRFLSDDLLEGRGPGSRGDALTQAYLSTQFQGLGLQPAGPSGSWLQPFPLVGVQTECPPTIDFRGDKTVTLKYYDEYIATSGRPQQQVSVKNAPLIFVGYGIQAPEYDWDDFKDVDVRGKILVMMNNDPADDPELFEGKRRLYYGRWDYKYAMAAKMGAAGALIIHTEASAGYPFQVVQTSWSGEEFELQDEGQPRVDVRGWVTEQAARKLIDSVGMDLDELRAQAEKRSFRPVPLPTELSMDLTCDVRKQETANVLARLEGSDPELRSEHVIFMAHHDHIGIAARRSEDGDNIYNGAIDNASGTAGLLMVARAFASLPKAPKRSILFAAVGAEEQGLLGSKYFAANPTIPAGKMAAVINIDGANWIGRTHDVNMIGMGKSTLDQVLIDVAKGQGRVVTPDHFPDRGYYYRSDQFSLAKIGVPGVYLHTGTNVVGKPAGWGQEQLDSWVKKDYHQPSDEYSEAWDLAGAVEDIQLLYKVGLQVAEADTMPSWNAGDEFEAARKAAITKSAQ